The Gemmatimonas phototrophica region TGGCGTACGGGCGCTCCCAATGTGGCGACCGTGTCGTCGTCCGGTGCCGTGACGGCCATCGCACCAGGAACGGCCATCATTCTGGCCACTGTAGAAGGCGTCAGCGCCACGGCGAGCATCAGCGTGCGGCAACCACCCGTCACGTCCGTCGTGATAACGCCTCCCACGGGGGACATCACGGTTGGCCAACAGCTTCAGCTGACGGCAACACCCCGAGGCACTGGGGGGACGATTCTCACGAATCGGGTCATCACGTGGAGCTCGTCCAATGAACAGGTGGCATTTGTGAGCAGCACCGGCCTTGCAGTTGGTGTGCGTGCAGGAACCGCGATCCTTACAGCTACTTCCGAGGGCGTCAGTGCCTCCATCACCATTACGGTACGCTGAGATGCTACGTGCGCGGCGCTCTGTGCGTGTTATTCCGATGGTCCTAGCAGTTTTCGGCCTGTTGGCGGTACTGGCGACCACCCCCGCCAACGCCCAGCAAAGCGCTGCGCCACGTCTTGCACCGAAACGTGCACTCACGGTTGGCCCGGCCCCCGGTTGTGCCATTCCGCCTTCCGGTCCGCCGGCGATCCGGCGTGACAACGCGGAAGCCCGTCGATTGGCGTTGGCCGGTCAGGAATCAGCGTTGATTGGCGATCAGGCCGCAGCGCGTGACGCCTTCGCACGGGCCGCAGTGCTCAACCCGGGCGACGAGCGCATCGCCTATGATCTGGCGCGGGCACACGAAGAACTTGTCGACTCCACCCGCGCCATCTCGGAATACTGCCGATACCTCACGCTGTCCCCCGGTGGACGAGAAGCCACCGACGTACGCGATCGACTCACACGGCTGGTTCCGGCCCTGTCACAACGCCAGGCCGCCGATGTGCAGGTTGCCTTTCGCCTCGGGCTCGCCCTCTTTGATGACGGGCGCTACGCCGCTGCCGAACGCGCCTTTGATGACGTGATCCGTGGTGCCAGAGAGTCGCCGGAAGGTTACTTCAATCGCGGACTGGCGAGAGCAGCCTCTGGCAATCGTTCGGTGGCCTTGCAGGACCTCGAGCAGTATCGAGTGAACGCCCCCAGTGTTGATGACCGCGTGGAAGTGGGACGGGCCATTGAAGTGCTGCGTCGGCCGGTCTACAGCACCGGTGGGGCGTTTGCGCGCTCGCTGTTGCCCGGCGTCGGGCAGCTGTACACCGGCCATACCACCCGCGGCATCATCACCATGCTTGGGGTGGGCGCCGGCGTTGCTGCCGCTGTCATGCAGCAGAGTACAACGGAAACGATTGCCTACACGGATCCCAACGGGGTACCGGCACCGTTCACCCGCACAACGCGCGAACGCGCCTACTTCATTCCTGGTGCGGGCGCGGCGGTTGGGTTCACGCTTATCGGGCTCATCGACGCGGTAGTCTCGGCTAATCGATCGCAGCGTGACGCCGATATTGTTGCCCGGTCCACGCGACGCACCGCGATTGCACCGGTGCTGCCGCGATCGTTCCGCGGAGAGGCCACCGGTGTGCAATTCTCGGTGCGCTTCTGATCACTCTTTACTTGCCCTTGAACGACGCGATGGCGTTGCGGGTGAAGTCAGAAAGCACCAGCGTCCCACTCATGGCTGCTCGCTCGGCGAGCAGAGTGTCCCACCCTTCCGTACCCTGCCAGAAGACGCGCTTCAGCATGGCCATGGCGTCGGGATTGGATGCGGCGAGGGTGCTCGCCAGTGTGTCCACGCCGGCGTCGAGTGCCGCCGTATCCGCCACGACCTTCGCGTAGAGCCCGCGCCGCTCGCACCAGCTGGCGTCACGCCAGTCGGCGTCCACCGCCATCTGACTGAACGACGCCAACCCGATTTTCTGTTGGATTACCGGTCCTACCACAAACGGGCCGATTCC contains the following coding sequences:
- a CDS encoding tetratricopeptide repeat protein encodes the protein MVLAVFGLLAVLATTPANAQQSAAPRLAPKRALTVGPAPGCAIPPSGPPAIRRDNAEARRLALAGQESALIGDQAAARDAFARAAVLNPGDERIAYDLARAHEELVDSTRAISEYCRYLTLSPGGREATDVRDRLTRLVPALSQRQAADVQVAFRLGLALFDDGRYAAAERAFDDVIRGARESPEGYFNRGLARAASGNRSVALQDLEQYRVNAPSVDDRVEVGRAIEVLRRPVYSTGGAFARSLLPGVGQLYTGHTTRGIITMLGVGAGVAAAVMQQSTTETIAYTDPNGVPAPFTRTTRERAYFIPGAGAAVGFTLIGLIDAVVSANRSQRDADIVARSTRRTAIAPVLPRSFRGEATGVQFSVRF